From a single Lates calcarifer isolate ASB-BC8 linkage group LG12, TLL_Latcal_v3, whole genome shotgun sequence genomic region:
- the LOC108886517 gene encoding transforming protein RhoA: MAAIRKKLVIVGDGACGKTCLLIVFSKDQFPEVYVPTVFENYVADIEVDSKQVELALWDTAGQEDYDRLRPLSYPDTDVILMCFSIDSPDSLENIPEKWTPEVKHFCPNVPIILVGNKKDLRNDEHTRRELAKMKQEPVKPEDGRDMANRIGAFGYMECSAKTKDGVREVFEMATRAALQARRGKKSSKCVLL; this comes from the exons ATGGCGGCAATCAGGAAAAAGCTGGTTATAGTGGGAGATGGAGCCTGTGGGAAGACCTGTCTGCTCATTGTGTTCAGTAAGGACCAGTTTCCGGAGGTCTATGTGCCCACAGTCTTCGAGAACTACGTGGCTGACATTGAAGTTGACAGCAAACAG GTCGAGTTAGCCCTCTGGGATACAGCAGGTCAGGAAGACTACGACAGACTGCGTCCGCTCTCTTATCCAGACACTGATGTCATTCTCATGTGCTTCTCCATCGACAGTCCTGACAGTCTTG AGAACATCCCTGAGAAGTGGACCCCTGAGGTGAAACACTTCTGCCCTAATGTTCCCATTATACTGGTGGGAAATAAAAAGGACCTGCGTAATGACGAGCATACCCGGAGGGAGCTTGCCAAAATGAAGCAG GAGCCTGTGAAACCAGAGGATGGACGGGACATGGCTAACAGGATCGGTGCCTTTGGATACATGGAGTGCTCTGCAAAAACAAAGGATGGTGTGAGGGAAGTCTTCGAGATGGCCACCAGGGCTGCACTACAGGCCAGGCGGGGAAAGAAGAGCAGTAAATGTGTCCTACTGTAA
- the LOC108886516 gene encoding cytokine-inducible SH2-containing protein, with protein MVARAMAIFHHEERGGSCCPQPSPPPWDPAEDLRCITTTFQYLQTSGWYWGSISASEAREALLTKSEGTFLVRDSTHPQYMLALSVKTRCGPTSVRIEYSRGCFWLDSISPSLPHLQSFPDVLSLIQHYRSSGLASQNRASNDIHPKTKPDPAPAPHSAKDGGVPLKLMHPLHKPEAFPSLQHLARLTINTHTDCPDQLPLPKPLLRYLQDYPFHI; from the exons aTGGTTGCCCGGGCAATGGCCATTTTCCACCACGAGGAGCGAGGAGGTTCATGCTGCCCACagccctctcctccaccctggGACCCAGCAGAGGACCTCCGCTGCATCACCACCACCTTCCAGTATCTACAGACCTCAG GCTGGTACTGGGGCTCCATCTCAGCGAGTGAAGCTCGGGAAGCTCTCCTGACAAAGTCTGAGGGCACGTTCCTGGTGCGGGATAGCACTCACCCCCAGTACATGCTGGCCCTGTCGGTGAAGACCCGCTGTGGACCCACAAGCGTACGGATAGAGTACAGCAGAGGCTGTTTCTGGCTGGACTCCATCTCCCCCAGCCTGCCTCACCTCCAGTCCTTCCCAGATGTTCTCAGCCTCATACAGCACTACAGAAGCTCGGGCCTTGCATCACAGAACCGGGCGTCTAATGACATTCACCCCAAAACAAAGCCCGACCCAGCCCCGGCCCCACACTCGGCAAAAGACGGCGGAGTCCCTCTGAAGCTGATGCACCCCCTACACAAACCAGAGGCCTTCCCTTCGTTGCAGCACCTGGCACGCCtcaccatcaacacacacacagactgcccGGACCAGCTGCCACTCCCAAAGCCTCTGCTGCGCTACCTGCAGGACTACCCTTTCCACATATGA
- the rpusd4 gene encoding pseudouridylate synthase RPUSD4, mitochondrial, whose product MNSCRRIAGTGDWTSGLNTVFFRVKPRTNCRQGPEAARPHSRSQATAAGGKPRLTAMDLARKVQQEKATPQPAEAPMSKQQRRVMELKRFSQQLQNVHPNVLAKHLHKSVLYQDKDVVVINKPYGVPVQDDPRVTSISSVLPVLSKMMDGMKVRSDSQLLPCLGLEKETTGVLLLARSEEAVEHILNQHRNNQVQRKYWVITVGVPVPSEGVIDIPIIEREVTGPRPHYKMALSPLYRMNDAGDGVTKVRAHRQAHPAVTKYRVLDSSSGCSLVELQPFTGVKHQMRVHMAFALACPILGDHKYSHWSKLAPQKLPESVLGKLGLEQSKIRYLPLHLHARQLTLPGPSRPDMDVFCPLPKYFTQTLKRLYLNLPEDKDDK is encoded by the exons ATGAACAGCTGTAGAAGAATAGCCGGGACGGGTGACTGGACCTCCGGCCTGAACACCGTCTTCTTTCGGGTCAAACCACGGACAAACTGCCGCCAGGGCCCCGAGGCAGCACGACCCCACAGCCGGAGCCAGGCCACCGCCGCAGGAGGGAAACCTCGCCTGACAGCGATGGACCTGGCCCGGAAGGTCCAGCAGGAGAAGGCGACGCCACAGCCTGCCGAGGCTCCGATGTCCAAACAGCAGAGGAGGGTGATGGAGCTGAAACGGTTCAGTCAGCAGCTTCAAAATGTTCATCCCAACGTGCTGGCCAAACATCTCCACAAGAGCGTGCTCTACCAGGATAAAGACGTAGTGGTCATCAATAAACCCTATGGTGTCCCCGTCCAAG ATGACCCCAGGGTCACATCCATCTCCTCTGTGCTCCCTGTCCTTTCCAAAATGATGGACGGGATGAAGGTCAGGTCTGACTCTCAGCTGCTCCCCTGTCTGGGACTGGAGAAGGAGACGACAGGAGTTCTCCTGCTGGCCAGGAGTGAGGAGGCAGTGGAGCACATACTCAACCAGCACAGAAATAACCAAGTGCAGAGAAAATACTG GGTCATCACAGTCGGAGTACCTGTGCCATCTGAAGGAGTGATTGACATTCCCATCATAGAGAGAGAGGTCACAGGCCCTCGGCCGCACTACAAG atggCGTTAAGTCCTCTTTACAGAATGAATGATGCTGGCGATGGTGTAACCAAAGTCCGAGCTCATCGTCAAGCTCATCCCGCTGTGACCAAGTACAGAGTCCTggacagcagcagtggctgcAGCCTTGTGGAGCTTCAGCCTTTTACCG GAGTGAAGCATCAGATGAGGGTTCACATGGCGTTTGCTCTGGCGTGTCCCATTCTAGGCGACCATAAATACTCCCACTGGAGCAAACTGGCACCCCAG AAATTACCGGAAAGTGTGTTGGGAAAGCTTGGACTGGAACAAAGCAAAATCCGGTATCTTCCTCTTCACTTGCACGCTCGACAGCTGACGCTGCCGGGACCCAGTCGACCAGACATGGACGTGTTCTGTCCTCTGCCTAAATActtcacacagacattaaaacGACTGTATTTAAACCTTCCTGAAGACAAAGACGACAAATAA
- the LOC108886512 gene encoding transmembrane protein 43, with protein sequence MSSAQSFSGTDPNQHKRVTARSNPGFLERLSETAGGTLVGVGLFFLSIYVLFTNEGRALQTASSLDEGLSQVVSLGPYLSLDLQNNNRLVHLSAQLHTLQPLHDPNYRVVVQAVKLKRQVEMYQWVEYRESRDYQENGETKTETTYSYNTEWKSELVNSRNFDKEIGHQNPSAMAVESVEVVAPEVRVGPFILSKGLVEQINNFKTLSLKNFNAFNLDPFLSIDDDYFYHTQYPRRPEVGDVRVRFSYAGLSGETSPLGPAQIVSIVAMQRGEQLMPFKTKSGDTLEILYLEELTAEEVFAREHQYNSMKTWGLRAAGWALMCISIQLTMRIIYTLVDWVPILRELVSVGLKIFALCVSCSLSLLTIGVGWLFYRPLVAAALGALALLPVLLARSGLPAKKNE encoded by the exons ATGTCTTCAGCACAGTCA ttttcaGGTACAGACCCAAACCAACACAAGCGTGTAACTGCTCGGTCTAACCCTGGATTTCTGGAGCGATTGAGTGAAACTGCAGGAGGAACGCTTGTTGGTGTCggactcttcttcctctcaatTTATGTTCTCTTCACCAACGAG GGACGAGCTCTGCAAACAGCATCTTCTCTGGATGAAGGTCTTTCTCAGGTTGTGTCGTTGGGGCCTTACCTCAGCCTTGATCTGCAGAACAACAACCGTTTAGTTCACCTGTCTGCACAGCTCCACACTTTACAG ccaCTGCATGACCCCAACTACAGAGTGGTGGTGCAGGCAGTGAAGCTGAAGAGGCAGGTGGAGATGTATCAGTGGGTGGAGTACCGGGAGAGCAG GGACTACCAGGAGAACGGGGAAACAAAAACTGAGACAACGTACAGCTACA ACACCGAGTGGAAATCAGAGTTGGTCAACAGTCGTAATTTTGATAAGGAGATTGGTCACCAGAACCCAAG TGCCATGGCAGTGGAGAGTGTGGAGGTTGTGGCTCCTGAAGTCAGAGTTGGGCCTTTCATTCTGTCTAAAG GCCTGGTGGAGCAGATAAATAACTTCAAGACACTGAGTTTGAAGAATTTCAACGCCTTTAACTTGGACCCTTTTCTCAGTATTGATGATGATTATTTCTATCACACTCAGTATCCACGCAGACCGGAG GTCGGGGATGTGCGTGTGAGATTCTCCTACGCTGGACTGAGCGGTGAGACGTCTCCACTCGGCCCTGCTCAAATT GTCAGTATTGTGGCCATGCAGAGAGGGGAGCAGCTGATGCCTTTTAAAACCAAGTCAGGAGACACTCTGGAGATCCTGTACCTGGAGGAGCTCACTGCAGAG GAGGTGTTTGCAAGGGAACATCAGTACAACAGCATGAAGACGTGGGGACTCAGGGCTGCAGGGTGGGCCCTCATGTGCATTAGTATTCAGCTGACCATGCGTATCATCTACACACTGG TGGACTGGGTTCCTATCCTCAGAGAGCTGGTGTCTGTGGGGCTGAAGATCTTCGCCCTGTGcgtctcctgctctctgtctctcctcaccATCGGAGTAGGTTGGCTTTTTTACCGACCATTAGTGGCGGCAGCTCTGGGAGCACTAGCTCTGCTCCCAGTGCTTCTCGCCCGCTCAGGGCTTCCAGCCAAGAAGAATGAATGA
- the zgc:112334 gene encoding rab GDP dissociation inhibitor beta produces MQEYDIIVLGTGLKECILSGLMSQSGKKVLHIDKNPYHGGESASISPLEELYKKFKVRGPAKSMGRGKEWNVDLIPKFFLAHGQLVKILVHTEVTRYLDFKVVEGSYVYKAGKLHKVPATEEEAQSSDLMGMFDKRRFRKLLLFTLNFDVRNPRTYQDVDPNKTTTRDLFCRYDLGLDVMEFTGHAIALHSSDSYLDQPCVETIRRIKLYSESLSRHNTSPYLYPVYGLGELPQGFARLSAEYGGTFLLNRAVDEIVMENGKVNAVKSEGKLFHCKQLICDPSYVPNRVRKVGRVIRVICLLNHPVKNTHETNSCQIIIPQAQLNRKSDIYITVVSYAHNVASDGMYIATVSTTIETSDPEKEVHPGLELLEPIAQKFVSISNLLVPNEDGKKSQIFVSRSCDATNHFESECEDIKDLYRRITGAELCFRGSQRHQSHNSDDD; encoded by the exons ATGCAGGAATATGATATCATAGTGCTTGGGACTGGACTTAAG gaATGCATCCTCTCTGGTTTGATGTCTCAAAGTGGGAAAAAGGTTCTTCACATTGACAAAAATCCCTACCATGGAGGAGAGAGTGCATCCATTTCTCCCCTTGAGGAG CTGTACAAGAAGTTTAAGGTCCGAGGTCCTGCTAAATCTATGGGCCGAGGGAAAGAGTGGAATGTTGACCTCATCCCCAAATTTTTTCTTGCCCATG GCCAGCTGGTGAAAATCTTGGTGCACACTGAGGTTACTCGGTATCTGGACTTCAAAGTCGTCGAGGGCAGCTATGTATACAAAGCAGGGAAACTGCACAAAGTCCctgccacagaggaagaagCCCAAAG ttcaGATCTGATGGGCATGTTTGACAAGAGAAGGttcaggaagctgctgctcttcACCCTGAACTTTGACGTGAGAAATCCTCGGACCTATCAGGACGTGGATCCTAACAAAACCACCACACGGGACCTTTTCTGCCGCTACGACCTGGGATTAGACGTTATGGAGTTCACAGGTCACGCCATAGCCTTACACAGCAGTGACAG TTACCTGGACCAGCCCTGTGTGGAAACCATCAGACGGATCAAGCTGTACTCTGAGTCTTTGTCCCGACACAACACCAGTCCATACCTCTACCCTGTGTACGGTCTGGGAGAACTACCACAGGGATTTGCCAG actgAGCGCAGAGTACGGAGGAACTTTCCTGCTGAACAGAGCAGTGGATGAGATTGTGATGGAAAACGGCAAAGTAAACGCTGTGAAATCTGAGGGGAAG CTGTTCCACTGTAAACAGCTAATCTGTGATCCCAGCTATGTTCCCAATCGAGTGAGGAAAGTGGGGCGGGTCATAAGGGTCATCTGTTTATTAAATCATCCAGTTAAAAACACCCATGAGACCAACTCCTGCCAAATCATCATCCCTCAAGCTCAACTCAACAGGAAATCAG ACATTTACATAACCGTAGTGTCGTATGCTCACAATGTGGCCTCAGATGGGATGTACATCGCCACAGTGAGCACGACCATAGAAACCAGCGACCCAGAGAAGGAAGTTCATCCTGGGTTGGAGCTCCTCGAGCCAATCGCTCAGAA ATTTGTTTCAATCAGCAACCTGCTAGTTCCCAACGAAGATGGAAAAAAGAGTCAG ATATTCGTGTCCCGCTCGTGTGATGCTACAAACCACTTTGAGTCTGAATGTGAGGACATCAAAGACCTGTACCGCCGGATCACAGGAGCAGAGCTCTGCTTCAGAGGATCACAGAGGCACCAGTCTCACAACTCTGACGATGACTAA
- the LOC108886510 gene encoding transcriptional regulator QRICH1, whose product MNEQESGVVSFDEYVRQKARTVPQHRMKEFLECLAKGPEVLQEFSQQGGAATTTAMVYQQQGTNCVYTDSTEVAGSLLELACPVQVTSAEISPQLSVHQGSEQQLQVQVQIQEQQGQTVGQVLQVASPSQQDLHGISTAQLIQQGELTEEQQQQIQAQLVAAVAGGQQIQLQGAQHIQLPGGQQIQLQAGQQIQLQGGQQIQLQGGQQIQLQGGQQIQLQGGQQIQLQGGQQIQLQGGQQIQIQTIEAMSPSQQQDSPREAERRSGTVSTVLQPAKKRKVDVPLAVSYAVPQGQQVATVLAIPQGQQQSYVSLRPDLLTVDSGQLYSTTGTITGPTGETWTIPVYSTPQQQGVTHIAIPQESYSTVQVTTTNGKDKMSPSSSSRSADVQMASTGTQEEIVQTLFPAQFMNGNIHIPVAVQTVGGTYNTTQSVHIWDPNQQQSQGEEGQEQQLHLQGQVETEAQAEPPTEILVPVCLKPEEGLEVWRLWVKRKNAELNKQEKTKLAPIGRRQPLRFQEDLVSSAVAELSLGLSLMTQEARGSEEEQFAPDVLYYVFLCIQKYLTENGRVDDIFSDPYYTRFCGSLHNILDGWKPSVHPLGYIIPSHVTEEMLWECKQLGAHSPATLLTTLMYFNTKYFRLITPEQHMKVAFSKVLRHTRKNPTNAKDKATSIRLLKGQGPHSAAQKGTDDMYEEQVEDPENPLRCPIKLYDFYLFKCPQSVKGRNDAYYMTPEPVVAPNSPMWYSSQPLTSQQVEHMLARIIVVREIQDIINACPENMS is encoded by the exons ATGAATGAGCAGGAGAGTGGGGTAGTTTCCTTTGATGAATATGTGCGGCAGAAGGCCCGCACTGTGCCTCAGCACAGGATGAAGGAGTTCCTGGAGTGTCTTGCCAAGGGCCCAGAGGTGCTGCAGGAGTTCAGCCAGCAGGGAGGGGCAGCCACCACCACAGCCATGGTGTATCAGCAGCAGGGTACCAACTGTGTCTACACAGACAGCACCGAGGTGGCTGGATCGCTCTTAGAGCTGGCCTGCCCA GTACAGGTGACTTCTGCGGAGATTTCACCTCAACTGTCTGTGCACCAGGGGTCTGAACAGCAGCTTCAAGTGCAG gttcaGATCCAGGAACAGCAGGGCCAAACAGTTGGTCAGGTTCTTCAGGTGGCCTCCCCGTCTCAGCAGGACCTGCATGGAATCTCCACAGCCCAGCTCATCCAGCAGGGAGAGCTCACAGAGGAACAACAACAGCAG attcAGGCACAGTTGGTTGCAGCTGTAGCCGGAGGACAACAAATCCAGTTACAAGGAGCGCAGCATATTCAGCTGCCAGGGGGTCAGCAAATCCAACTCCAGGCTGGACAACAGATTCAACTACAGGGGGGGCAGCAAATTCAATTACAAGGTGGCCAGCAGATCCAACTGCAGGGTGGACAACAAATCCAGCTACAAGGAGGCCAACAGATCCAACTACAGGGTGGACAACAAATTCAGCTACAGGGTGGCCAGCAAATCCAGATCCAGACCATAGAGGCCATGTCTCCTTCCCAGCAACAGGACTCTCccagggaggcagagaggaggtcCGGCACTGTCTCAACTGTTCTCCAACCTGCCAAGAAGCGTAAGGTGGATGTCCCCCTAGCTGTTTCCTACGCTGTTCCACAGGGTCAGCAGGTGGCCACAGTTCTGGCCATCCCACAAGGGCAGCAGCAAAGCTACGTGTCCCTACGGCCAGATTTGCTCACAGTCGACAGCGGTCAGTTGTACAGCACTACAGGAACAATCACAGGTCCCACGGGTGAGACCTGGACCATCCCTGTGTACTCCACTCCACAACAGCAGGGTGTAACTCACATCGCCATACCACAGGAGTCATACAGCACAGTGCAAGTCACCACCACCAACGGTAAGGACAAAATGTCCCCCAGCTCCTCGTCACGGTCTGCAGATGTGCAGATGGCCTCCACCGGGACTCAGGAAGAAATAGTGCAGACCCTGTTTCCAGCGCAGTTCATGAACGGGAACATTCACATCCCTGTGGCAGTGCAGACTGTGGGAGGAACTTATAACACTACACAGTCGGTACACATATGGGACCCAAATCAACAGCAGAGCCAAGGAGAAGAGGGACAAGAACAGCAGCTCCATCTGCAG GGGCAAGTAGAGACAGAGGCTCAAGCTGAGCCGCCTACAGAGATTCTGGTTCCTGTCTGTCTAAAGCCAGAGGAGGGCCTGGAGGTCTGGCGTCTGTGGGTGAAGCGAAAAAACGCAGAGCTAAACAAGCAGGAGAAGACAAAGCTTGCACCCATAGGAC GTCGTCAGCCCCTGCGTTTTCAAGAGGACTTGGTGTCCAGTGCTGTAGCTGAGCTAAGCCTGGGTCTGTCCCTGATGACACAGGAGGCACGTGGCTCTGAGGAAGAGCAGTTTGCTCCTGATGTTCTGTATTATGTCTTCTTGTGTATACAAAAG TATCTCACTGAAAATGGACGTGTGGATGACATTTTCTCTGATCCATATTACACACGTTTCTGTGGGTCTTTACACAACATCCTGGATGGTTGGAAACCCAGTGTCCATCCATTAG gTTACATCATTCCAAGTCATGTGACAGAGGAAATGCTGTGGGAGTGTAAACAGCTTGGTGCACATTCACCAGCCACACTGCTCACAACTCTAATGTACTTCAATACCAA GTATTTCCGCCTGATAACACCTGAACAGCACATGAAAGTAGCTTTCTCTAAGGTCCTAAGACACACGAGGAAGAACCCTACTAATGCCAAGGACAAAGCAACCAGTATCCGCCTTCTCAAAGGACAAGGTCCACACAGTGCCGCGCAGAAAG GAACTGATGACATGTATGAAGAACAGGTCGAGGATCCAGAGAATCCTCTTCGTTGTCCCATTAAACTTTACGACTTTTACCTCTTCAAATG CCCTCAAAGCGTTAAAGGACGTAACGATGCATACTACATGACTCCAGAGCCTGTCGTCGCGCCCAACAGTCCGATGTGGTACTCATCACAACCCCTCACGAGTCAGCAAGTGGAGCACATGCTGGCTCGCATCATCGTGGTCCGAGAGATCCAGGATATCATCAACGCCTGTCCGGAGAACATGAGCTAA
- the LOC108886515 gene encoding WD repeat-containing protein 82 isoform X1 produces MKITDSVLRSFRVARTYRENSQKVNCVDYSPNGENAISSSDDDCIVLYDIREGKPKRTLYSKKYGVDLIRYTHGDTQTVVYSSNKVDDTIRYLSLVDNKYIRYFPGHTARVIALSMSPVDDTFISGSLDKTIRIWDLRSPNCQGLTNPLGKPVCSFDPDGLIFAAGVESQAIKLYDLRAFDKGPFASFETRFNRVCDWTGLKFSNDGKQILISTNGGMIRVLNAFNGSVLHTFSGYNNSRGISLEACFTPDSQFVMIGSEDGRVHVWSTESGMKVAVLDGKHPGPINTLQFNPRYMTFASACTNMTFWLPCVDDL; encoded by the exons ATGAAGATCACAGACAGCGTGTTACGCAGTTTCAGAGTCGCCAGGACATACAGAGAAAACTCACAGAAGGTAAACTGTGTGGACTACAGCCCAAATGGTGAAAATGCAATATCAAGCAGCGACGACGACTGCATTGTGTTATATGACATCCGGGAGGGAAA ACCCAAACGGACTCTGTACAGCAAGAAGTATGGAGTAGACCTCATCCGCTACACGCACGGAGACACACAGACGGTGGTCTACAGCTCCAACAAAGTAGACG ATACCATAAGATACCTGTCTCTGGTCGACAACAAGTACATCCGGTATTTCCCTGGTCACACTGCAAG GGTTATTGCTCTCTCCATGTCACCAGTGGACGATACGTTTATCTCAGGCTCGTTGGATAAGACGATCCGAATCTGGGACCTGCGCTCTCCAAACTGTCAA ggttTGACTAATCCGCTGGGGAAACCTGTCTGTTCCTTTGACCCTGACGGGCTGATATTTGCCGCAGGCGTGGAATCACAGGCCATTAAACTGTACGACCTTCGTGCTTTCGACAAG GGTCCATTTGCCTCGTTTGAGACGAGGTTTAATCGCGTCTGTGACTGGACTGGACTCAAATTCAGTAACGACGGGAAACAGATTCTCATCTCTACAAATGGAGGGATGATTCGTGTCCTTAATGCTTTCAATGGATCTGTGCTGCACACTTTTTCT GGCTATAACAACAGTAGAGGCATCTCCCTGGAGGCCTGCTTCACTCCTGACTCACAGTTTGTCATGATTG GTTCAGAGGACGGGAGGGTCCATGTTTGGAGCACGGAGAGCGGGATGAAGGTGGCCGTGCTGGACGGGAAACATCCAGGACCCATCAACACTCTGCAGTTTAACCCCAGATACATGACGTTCGCCAGTGCCTGCACCAACATG ACCTTCTGGCTCCCGTGTGTGGATGACTTATAG
- the LOC108886515 gene encoding uncharacterized protein LOC108886515 isoform X2, which produces MKITDSVLRSFRVARTYRENSQKVNCVDYSPNGENAISSSDDDCIVLYDIREGKPKRTLYSKKYGVDLIRYTHGDTQTVVYSSNKVDDTIRYLSLVDNKYIRYFPGHTARVIALSMSPVDDTFISGSLDKTIRIWDLRSPNCQGLTNPLGKPVCSFDPDGLIFAAGVESQAIKLYDLRAFDKGPFASFETRFNRVCDWTGLKFSNDGKQILISTNGGMIRVLNAFNGSVLHTFSGYNNSRGISLEACFTPDSQFVMIGSEDGRVHVWSTESGMKVAVLDGKHPGPINTLQFNPRYMTFASACTNMLVLDSYREPANSWDKDYDQFLLPLLTPQEPCYILYRLDSQNAQGYEWIFIAWSPDQSPVRQKMMYAATRATLKKEFGGGHIKDEVFGTVEEDLCFQGYLRHMSSCSSPSPLTAAEQELQRIKVTEDKVGLAFPLQEEAKRALQQLKQKRINYIQLRLDVEKETIELVHTKPTETHELPYRIPTDSPRYHFFIFKHSHQGQLQEALVFIYSMPGYTCSIKERMLYSSCKNRLLDEVERDYQLEVTKKVQVTKITHVYNDEHTLSNFVHMCAYYSVCVDGDRQRRRPDRRLPVRGGPPDGAHLKAGLCQAPWTRRQEGQQTPHQGCRGERGGKLDTVHTHIQVHTQTDPISMN; this is translated from the exons ATGAAGATCACAGACAGCGTGTTACGCAGTTTCAGAGTCGCCAGGACATACAGAGAAAACTCACAGAAGGTAAACTGTGTGGACTACAGCCCAAATGGTGAAAATGCAATATCAAGCAGCGACGACGACTGCATTGTGTTATATGACATCCGGGAGGGAAA ACCCAAACGGACTCTGTACAGCAAGAAGTATGGAGTAGACCTCATCCGCTACACGCACGGAGACACACAGACGGTGGTCTACAGCTCCAACAAAGTAGACG ATACCATAAGATACCTGTCTCTGGTCGACAACAAGTACATCCGGTATTTCCCTGGTCACACTGCAAG GGTTATTGCTCTCTCCATGTCACCAGTGGACGATACGTTTATCTCAGGCTCGTTGGATAAGACGATCCGAATCTGGGACCTGCGCTCTCCAAACTGTCAA ggttTGACTAATCCGCTGGGGAAACCTGTCTGTTCCTTTGACCCTGACGGGCTGATATTTGCCGCAGGCGTGGAATCACAGGCCATTAAACTGTACGACCTTCGTGCTTTCGACAAG GGTCCATTTGCCTCGTTTGAGACGAGGTTTAATCGCGTCTGTGACTGGACTGGACTCAAATTCAGTAACGACGGGAAACAGATTCTCATCTCTACAAATGGAGGGATGATTCGTGTCCTTAATGCTTTCAATGGATCTGTGCTGCACACTTTTTCT GGCTATAACAACAGTAGAGGCATCTCCCTGGAGGCCTGCTTCACTCCTGACTCACAGTTTGTCATGATTG GTTCAGAGGACGGGAGGGTCCATGTTTGGAGCACGGAGAGCGGGATGAAGGTGGCCGTGCTGGACGGGAAACATCCAGGACCCATCAACACTCTGCAGTTTAACCCCAGATACATGACGTTCGCCAGTGCCTGCACCAACATG CTGGTGCTAGATTCATACAGAGAGCCTGCAAACAGCTGGGACAAGGACTATGATCAgttccttcttcctctgctcaCGCCTCAGGAGCCGTGCTACATCCTCTATCGCCTGGACTCCCAGAATGCACAGGGATATGAGTGGATCTTCATCGCCTGGTCACCTGACCAATCACCA GTGAGGCAAAAGATGATGTACGCAGCTACACGTGCCACACTGAAGAAAGAGTTTGGAGGAGGTCATATCAAAGACGAGGTGTTTGGCACAGTCGAG GAGGACCTGTGCTTCCAGGGATACCTGCGACACatgtcctcctgctcctccccaTCTCCTCTCACAGCAGCCGAGCAGGAACTGCAACGAATCAAAGTCACAGAGGATAAAGTT GGTCTTGCATTCCCGTTACAAGAAGAGGCCAAACgagctctgcagcagctcaagCAGAAACGCATCAACTACATACAGCTG AGGCTGGATGTAGAGAAAGAGACCATTGAGCTGGTCCACACCAAACCTACAGAGACCCACGAGCTTCCCTACAGGATTCCCACAGATTCGCCTCGATACCACTTCTTCATCTTCAAACATTCCCACCAGGGCCAGCTGCAGGAGGCGCTGG TGTTTATCTATTCGATGCCTGGGTACACCTGTAGTATCAAGGAGAGGATGTTGTACTCCAGCTGTAAGAACAGGCTACTGGATGAGGTGGAGCGAGACTACCAGCTGGAGGTCACCAAAAAGGTACAGGTCACCAAAATCACCCACGTATACAATGACGAGCACACACTATCTAACTTTGTTCATATGTGTGCgtattattctgtgtgtgtagatggaGATAGACAACGGCGACGGCCTGACAGAAGACTTCCTGTACGAGGAGGTCCACCCGATGGAGCACACCTTAAAGCAGGCCTTTGCCAAGCCCCGTGGACCAGGAGGCAAGAGGGGCAACAAACGCCTCATCAAGGGTGCAGGGGAGAACGGGGAGGAAAGTTagacactgtgcacacacatatacaagtacacacacaaactgacccGATATCTATGAATTGA